The following is a genomic window from Aquificaceae bacterium.
GTATATACCCAGCTTTTCTACCGCTCTACTTTCGCAGTCTTTTCCGAGCCATTTTGTGTGGTCTCTTTGCACGTTGGTTATTACGCATACTTCAGGTTGGCAAACCTTTGTAGCATCCCACCTTCCACCCATCCCCACCTCAAAAACCGCAAAATCCACTCCTTCCTCTTCAAAGTATAGTAGTGCTACAAGAGTGCAGGCTTCAAAGTATGTAAGCTCAAACCTCTCAAAGACCCCTTTTAGCTCCTTTACATACTCAGAGAGCCTCTCCTCAGATATCTTCTCTCCGTTTATCCTCCACCTTTCTCGCTCCTCAAAAAGATGGGGAGACACAAACCATCCTACCTTGTAGCCATGATGCCTAAGTATGTTTTGAGCAAAGGCACAGGTAGAACCCTTCCCGTTAGTTCCACCTATTTGAAGGGAAATATAGGAAGGTTTAAAGGAAAGATAGCTTACCGCCCTTTCTATTCTATCCAGAGTGGGGACTATTTGATAGTCTTTGCCTTCATAAAGGTCGTAAATCCGCATAAAGATTAATTATAGCCCCCCGAAGGGGGGAAGGTTTAAGACAAAACTCTTACGTTCTTTGCCCTTAAGCCCTTTGTATCCTGTTCCACTTCAAACTCAACCCTTTGTCCTTGCTCAAGGGTTTTAAAGCCTCTTTGCTGTATGGCGGAGAAGTGAACAAACACATCCCCTTGATTGTCATCTCGGGTTATAAAGCCATAACCCTTTTCCTTGCTAAACCATTTGACTGTGCCTGTAAGTGGCATGGGACAAAACCTCCTAAAAAGTTATTACTGAGCAAGCAAGAAAGGTAGGTACCCTCCCTTTCTTTACTTACCCTGAGTTAATCATAAGCCATTCTCTTGTCTTTGTCAAGGGGTAGGCATATAATTAAAAGTCAAGGAGGTAAAAACATGCACTTTCCATTGCCTTGGCAGATAGTGCTTATACTTCTTGTAATCCTTGTTATATTTGGCGCATCAAAATTGCCCGAGTTCGGTAAGGGTCTGGGTGAAGGTATAAGGAACTTCAAGAAAGCCCTCTCAGGTGAAACAGAAGAGGAGAAAAAGCCAGAGAAAAAGGAGCAGGCATGATACCACAGTTTTCTTTCACAGAGATTCTTCTTATACTGGTTGTAGTTATGATTCTGTTCGGAGCAAGCAGGCTTCCAGAGATAGGAAGGTCCCTCGGTGAAGGCATAAGAAACTTCAAAAAAGCATTCTCAGGTGAGGAAGAGAAGGTAAAGGAAGTTAAAGGTCAAGAAGTGAAAGAAGGAGACAAATCTTAAGCCTCACCGAGTTTTTCCCTTACTAACCTTCCCAATATACCATTTATAAACTTTGCGGATTTTTTGCCTGCATATTTTTGTGCCAATTTTACATAGTCATATACGGTAAGCTTTGGATTTTTTACACCTATATACAAAAACTCTGCAAAGGCTATCCTAAGTAAGTTTCTCTCTATGTAGCCTACCCTGTCTATGTCCCACTTTTCCGAAAGCTCCGCTATGAGCTTGTCAATGTCTGTGGAATTATTCATGTATGTTCTAACCAATTTTCTTATATATCTTCTTTGGTCTGAGATGTTTATACGGTTTGCGGATATGTATTCCTCCACCAAAGATTCTATTGGCTCTCCCTTCATATCCCACTGGTAGAGGACTAAAAAGGCATCCTTTCTCGCTTTAGGTTTGTATATCATTCAAGACTTCTCAGAAGGTTTACCATCTCTATAAGGGCTAATGCGGACTCCCAGCCCTTATTGCCTTGCTTTGTCCCAGCCCTTTCAATGGCTTGCTCTAAGGTGTCTGCGGTTATCACACCAAAGCTAACAGGCTTGCCCGTCTCAAGACTTACCATGGCAAGACCTTTTGCAACTTCGCTGGCTATGTAATCAAAGTGCGGGGTCTGTCCTCTTATGAGGACTCCAAGTGCAACAACACCGTCCACCTTCTTTTTGTTTATGAGCTCCTTTACCGCAATTGGAAGTTCCCAAGAGCCCGGGACTCTTACAAGATGTATGTTTTCTTCGCTTCCTCCGTGTCTGAGTATGCAATCTATAGCTCCCTCTATAAGTCTATCCACAAGAAGATGGTTAAACCTGCTTGCCACTATACCAAAGCTAAAACCTTCCGCCTTTAAAAGACCTTCATACTTGTGCATCACCTAACCTCCAATTGTCTATAAGCCTTGTGCTACCTACCCACACCGCAAGAAGAATTCTATCACCTATCTTTACTTCGCTAACAGGTTTTAGGTCTTGGTCGGTTATCTCCACATAATCTATCCCCTTTACGTGTGGATGCTTTAGTATAAACTCCCTTATAGCTTCTTTTAGAAGGTTTGCATCGGTGTTGCCACTCTTAAAAAGTTTTTCCGCAAGGAGAAAAGACCTATAGAGGGAAAGAGCGGACTCTCTCTCTTCGGGGGAAAGGTATGTGTTTCTTGAACTAAGAGCAAGCCCGTCTGGGTCTCTAACTGTGGGAACTGGCACGATTTCCACAGGCAAACTCAAGTCCTCTACAAGCCTTTGAACCACTTTGAGTTGTTGATAGTCCTTCTCTCCAAAGTATGCCCTGTCTGGCTGGATGATATTAAAGAGCTTAAGCACTACGGTGCACACGCCGTTAAAGTGCCCTGGTCTAAATTTACCCTCCAGTATGTCCGTTAGTCCCTTAATCTCAATGTTTATTAGAGGCTTTTCTGGATACATATCCTCATCGGAGGGAGCAAAAACCACATCCACACCCTCTTCCGCACATATGCTTATGTCCCTTTCTAAGTCTCTGGGATATCTTTCGTAGTCTTCTCCTTGACCAAACTGAAGGGGATTTACATATATGCTTACCACCGTTATATCGTTTTGTATCTTTGATTCCCTTATGAGCCTTCTGTGTCCCTCGTGAAGGTAGCCCATAGTGGGGACAAAGCCTATACTCTGCTTGCTGTCACACCTTACAGACTTCAGATAATTCCTTATCTCCCTTGGCTTTCTAAAAAGTGTAGGCATGGCACACGTTTTAAGAGACTTATAATTATAGCACATGTCCGCAAAAGGTAGTTTTCTTATTCTCAAGAGGTATAGAGCAGGTGATGAGGACGTAATCTTAAAGGTTTACGGAACGTGTGGAATTGCAAAGGTCTTAGTGCCAAACGGGTTTAGAGTGAAGCGTGGACTTTTGGGTTATACAGAGCCCTTTAACTTTGTAAGCATAGTATACAAGCAAACAGGAAACGTCATAATCCTCCAAGACCTACTTGAAGTGGAGTTTTTATCCTATCTTTCCCTTCAAGACTATAAAAGGTATGTTTGGATGAATTCTCTCGCACTTTTTGTGGAAAGATGGTTTCTTCAATATGACCCTGAGCTTTTCAATATACTACTTTTTTACATAAGCATGGACCCAGAAAACCATGACCTTTTTCTTTTGAGGTTTAAGTTGGAGTTTTTGAAACACATGGGACTGTATAAGGAAGATATCTTTGAGGAAAGGCTCAGAGGCCTTGTGAAGAGGTTGATAGAAGAGCGGTCCCTAAAAAAACTTGAAAGACTAAGGGTAAGCAAGGAGCTCATTACAAAGCTTGACCAAGCAATAGAATCTCACCTTTCCTCTTCTCTGTAGAGGTCTAATATCCTCTCAATTATCTTAGAGGTAGAAATGTCAAACTCAAACTCAACCCTCTCCACCTTCCCACCATAAGATAGCACAAAGTCCGCACCCACTATATTTTCCACCTGCCAGTCCGCACCCTTTACAAGCACATGGGGTCTTATAGCCCTTATGAGTTCTATGGGTGTGTCTTCTTCAAAGATAACCACATAGTCTACTGGCTTGAGACTATCAAGCAAGTAAGCCCTCATATGTTGGGGTATTATAGGTCTTTTTGGACCCTTTATTTTCCTTATGGAGCTGTCAGAGTTTAAACCCACCACCAATATATCACCAAAGCTCTTAGCCTTTGAAAGGTAATGAGCGTGTCCCGCATGGATTATGTCAAAGCATCCGTTAGTAAAGACTATTCTCTTTTCCTCTCTAAGAGGCTCAAGAACCCTTAAAAGCTCCTCAAGACTAAGAATCATATTTCCTTAGCATTATAGCGGTAGAATATATCCTTTCGTATTCCCTGGCACTCTTCTCCCAAGAAAAATCCTTTTCCATGCATCTTTTTATTATCTCCTGCCATTCCTTTGAGTGGTCGCAGGTATGCATATCGTAGTAGACTCTTGCCTTTAAAAGGGCATGCATAAGGTCTTTGCTTGAGTATTCTTCAAAGGTAAAGCCGTTTCCTTCGTGTGGGTTTTCCACAAAGTCCACCACCGTGTCTTTTAGACCTCCTGTTGACCTCACTATAGGCACAGTGCCATACCTCATGGCTATCATCTGAGATATGCCACAGGGTTCAAACAAAGAGGGCATTAGAAACATATCCGCACCTGCGAATATCTTGTGAGCGAGCTCCTCGTTGTATTCTATCCTCACTCTTACACTTTCTGGATGTTTTTTCATGAACTCTATTAGCATATCCTGATACTTTTCCTCACCAGAACCCAGAAAGACAAAGTCAAACCCTTCTCTAACCGCTTCGCATATTATACCTTGAACGAGGTCAAGACCCTTCTGTGCGGTAAGCCTTGAGACCATTCCAACAAGAGGTCTATCATTAGGAGTTTTAAGTCCAAAGGTCTCTTTTAAATGCTTTTTGTTGCGCGATTTACCCCTACGAAAGGTTTTCTGACTGTAGTGGTATTTTATAAACTTATCAGTTTCGGGGTTCCAAACCTCGTAGTCTATGCCGTTTAAGATACCAAAGAAGTATTTTTTCTCCCTTATAAGACCCTCAAGCCCATAAGCGTATTGCTTTAGCTCCTCCGCATAGGAGGGGCTTACAGTAGTCAAAACATCACAAAAGGCTATACCAGCCTTTAGAAAGTTTATCCTTCCATAGAACTCAATGCCTGTAAAAGGATGGTAAAGCTCCCAAGGTAGGTTCAAAAGGGGCAAGAAGTGTGGGTCGTATATGCCTTGGTGGAGGGCGTTGTGTATGGTAAACACAGTGGGGATAGGATCTAACTCTGGATAGTGTATTTTCTTATACAGGGGGACAAGTCCCGTATGCCAGTCGTGTAAATGTATAATGTCGGGGTTCAGTTGCAGGCTCTTTATGACTTCAAGGCTTGCCAAGGAGAGAAAGCCAAACCTAAGGGGGTTGTCTTCATATTCACCCTTCGGGGTTGAGTATATGTGTTCCCTTTGATAATATTCAGGATAGTCCAAAAAGTAATATCTCACATGGTCTTTTATCTCTTCAAGTATTCCAAACTCTACCCAATGGTTGTTGAAAAATATCTTTCCCTTTGAGACATTTTTGGGCTCTACCTTGACCTTTGAGTATCTTGGCATTATCACATAAAGGGTGTGTCCAAGCCTTATAAGTGCCTTTGCAAGGGAGTGAACCACATCTCCAAGACCCCCTGCCTTCACGAAGGCGGAACTTTCCGAGGCAACAAACACTATTTTCATAATTCCCTCCTATTAAAATTATAGTCTATGGTAGATAACTTCTTGTTAAGATTCCTTGAAGAGGACCTGGGACGGGGAGATATAACCACAGAAGGCGTATTTAGAGGTGAGAGGGCAAGGGGGGTCATAAGGGCAAAGGAAGGTGGAGTCCTTGCTGGAATAGACTTTGCTCTTAGGGTGTTTCAGCTCTTGGGGGAAATAAAGCTAATATATGCAATGAAGGATGGGGAAGAGTTTTCTAAGGGGGATGAAATTTTGGTAATAGAAGCTCCTGCCAACTTGCTTTTGATGGGTGAGAGGGTAGCTCTTAATCTTTTACAGAGACTGAGCGGGATAGCAACTTTAACGCGGGAGTTTGTTAAAGCTCTTGAGGGAACTGGAGTAAGAATACTTGACACAAGGAAAACTACGCCCGGTATGAGATACTTTGAAAAATACGCAGTGAGGGTAGGTGGTGGTCTTAATCACAGGTATGCCCTTTACGATATGGTGTTAATAAAGGACAATCATAAAGCCATAGCGGGTAGTATAACAGAAGCGGTCAAAAGGGTTAGAGAAAGGATAAGTCCAGTCTACAAAATTGAGGTGGAGGTGGAAAATCTCCAAGAGCTCCAAGAGGCTCTGCAGTGTGGTGTTGATATGGTATTGCTTGATAATTTTAGTCCAGAGGAAGTAAGAAAAGCGGTAGCCTTAACAAAGGACAGAGTTATGGTGGAAGTATCTGGGAATATAAACCTTCAAAACATAAAGGACTATGCCATAGAAGGCGTTCACTTTATATCAAGCGGTGCAATAACCCACTCCGCCAGATGGCTTGACTTGAGCATGAGGCTTTTTAGAATATAATTAACAATTTAGGGAGGTTAAGATGTTTCAAGTGCCAGAGGTTGGACCTCAAGAAGCAAAGGAGATGCTTCAAAGGGATAATGTAGTCCTTCTTGATGTTAGAACACCGCAGGAGCACGTGCAACTTAGAA
Proteins encoded in this region:
- a CDS encoding cold-shock protein; translation: MPLTGTVKWFSKEKGYGFITRDDNQGDVFVHFSAIQQRGFKTLEQGQRVEFEVEQDTKGLRAKNVRVLS
- the tatA gene encoding twin-arginine translocase TatA/TatE family subunit, translating into MHFPLPWQIVLILLVILVIFGASKLPEFGKGLGEGIRNFKKALSGETEEEKKPEKKEQA
- a CDS encoding twin-arginine translocase TatA/TatE family subunit, which codes for MIPQFSFTEILLILVVVMILFGASRLPEIGRSLGEGIRNFKKAFSGEEEKVKEVKGQEVKEGDKS
- the nusB gene encoding transcription antitermination factor NusB; amino-acid sequence: MIYKPKARKDAFLVLYQWDMKGEPIESLVEEYISANRINISDQRRYIRKLVRTYMNNSTDIDKLIAELSEKWDIDRVGYIERNLLRIAFAEFLYIGVKNPKLTVYDYVKLAQKYAGKKSAKFINGILGRLVREKLGEA
- the ribH gene encoding 6,7-dimethyl-8-ribityllumazine synthase, encoding MHKYEGLLKAEGFSFGIVASRFNHLLVDRLIEGAIDCILRHGGSEENIHLVRVPGSWELPIAVKELINKKKVDGVVALGVLIRGQTPHFDYIASEVAKGLAMVSLETGKPVSFGVITADTLEQAIERAGTKQGNKGWESALALIEMVNLLRSLE
- the panC gene encoding pantoate--beta-alanine ligase translates to MPTLFRKPREIRNYLKSVRCDSKQSIGFVPTMGYLHEGHRRLIRESKIQNDITVVSIYVNPLQFGQGEDYERYPRDLERDISICAEEGVDVVFAPSDEDMYPEKPLINIEIKGLTDILEGKFRPGHFNGVCTVVLKLFNIIQPDRAYFGEKDYQQLKVVQRLVEDLSLPVEIVPVPTVRDPDGLALSSRNTYLSPEERESALSLYRSFLLAEKLFKSGNTDANLLKEAIREFILKHPHVKGIDYVEITDQDLKPVSEVKIGDRILLAVWVGSTRLIDNWRLGDAQV
- the rfaE2 gene encoding D-glycero-beta-D-manno-heptose 1-phosphate adenylyltransferase, with amino-acid sequence MILSLEELLRVLEPLREEKRIVFTNGCFDIIHAGHAHYLSKAKSFGDILVVGLNSDSSIRKIKGPKRPIIPQHMRAYLLDSLKPVDYVVIFEEDTPIELIRAIRPHVLVKGADWQVENIVGADFVLSYGGKVERVEFEFDISTSKIIERILDLYREEER
- the glgA gene encoding glycogen synthase GlgA, translated to MKIVFVASESSAFVKAGGLGDVVHSLAKALIRLGHTLYVIMPRYSKVKVEPKNVSKGKIFFNNHWVEFGILEEIKDHVRYYFLDYPEYYQREHIYSTPKGEYEDNPLRFGFLSLASLEVIKSLQLNPDIIHLHDWHTGLVPLYKKIHYPELDPIPTVFTIHNALHQGIYDPHFLPLLNLPWELYHPFTGIEFYGRINFLKAGIAFCDVLTTVSPSYAEELKQYAYGLEGLIREKKYFFGILNGIDYEVWNPETDKFIKYHYSQKTFRRGKSRNKKHLKETFGLKTPNDRPLVGMVSRLTAQKGLDLVQGIICEAVREGFDFVFLGSGEEKYQDMLIEFMKKHPESVRVRIEYNEELAHKIFAGADMFLMPSLFEPCGISQMIAMRYGTVPIVRSTGGLKDTVVDFVENPHEGNGFTFEEYSSKDLMHALLKARVYYDMHTCDHSKEWQEIIKRCMEKDFSWEKSAREYERIYSTAIMLRKYDS
- the nadC gene encoding carboxylating nicotinate-nucleotide diphosphorylase, yielding MVDNFLLRFLEEDLGRGDITTEGVFRGERARGVIRAKEGGVLAGIDFALRVFQLLGEIKLIYAMKDGEEFSKGDEILVIEAPANLLLMGERVALNLLQRLSGIATLTREFVKALEGTGVRILDTRKTTPGMRYFEKYAVRVGGGLNHRYALYDMVLIKDNHKAIAGSITEAVKRVRERISPVYKIEVEVENLQELQEALQCGVDMVLLDNFSPEEVRKAVALTKDRVMVEVSGNINLQNIKDYAIEGVHFISSGAITHSARWLDLSMRLFRI